From one Microbacterium aurum genomic stretch:
- a CDS encoding gamma carbonic anhydrase family protein has translation MQFEHLGARPRIHPEAVVAPTAVVSGDVTIGAGCQVLHGAVLTAEGGPITLDENVIVMENALVRASATHPVHIGSHVLVGPTASISGATVAEEVFLATGTRVFNGARVGRRSEVRINAVVHLRTVLPPESTVPIGWVAVGDPAQMFSPDRHEEIWALQKDLDFPGFVFGLDRATPDLMIQLTERYGAALARHALDRRLD, from the coding sequence ATGCAGTTCGAGCATCTCGGGGCGCGTCCCCGCATCCATCCCGAAGCGGTCGTGGCGCCGACGGCGGTCGTCTCCGGCGACGTGACGATCGGCGCGGGCTGTCAGGTGCTGCACGGCGCCGTGCTCACCGCGGAGGGCGGCCCGATCACCCTCGACGAGAACGTCATCGTGATGGAGAACGCGCTCGTCCGGGCGAGCGCCACCCACCCGGTGCACATCGGCTCGCACGTCCTCGTCGGACCGACCGCCAGCATCTCGGGGGCGACCGTGGCCGAGGAGGTGTTCCTCGCGACCGGCACGCGCGTGTTCAACGGCGCGCGCGTCGGCCGGCGCAGCGAGGTGCGCATCAACGCCGTCGTGCATCTGCGGACGGTGCTGCCGCCGGAATCGACGGTGCCGATCGGGTGGGTCGCAGTGGGCGACCCGGCGCAGATGTTCTCCCCGGATCGGCACGAGGAGATCTGGGCGCTACAGAAGGACCTCGACTTCCCCGGGTTCGTGTTCGGTCTCGATCGCGCGACCCCGGATCTCATGATCCAGCTCACCGAACGCTACGGCGCCGCGCTCGCCCGCCACGCCCTCGACCGCCGCCTGGACTGA
- a CDS encoding phosphoenolpyruvate carboxylase, with translation MRELTRTEAIDLVGRDEAENELPERMRADVRMLGALLGRVLRESGSPGLYEDVERLRQATIAAYTDESPEAFERAARIADSFSIERADEVARAFTVYFHLVNLAEEHQRVRVLRERDGRPEKEDAADSVAAAFVRLSAEVGDDTALQRLQGLRFHPVFTAHPTEARRRAVSSSIRRLVALLTEHDASLQGGADERRAERRMLEEIDTLWRTAPLRAEKPTPVDEVRAIMAVFDETLYTAVPHVYRRVDDALQGPAAGSRTPVVRPFVRLGTWVGGDRDGNPFVTASVTKKAAGIAAEHILLGLQHSADRIAKTLTLAADTTPPSAELTALLQRLSAADEDGAADAAKRAKVEPHKRAMLLIARRIAATRRRDADLSYRDPELLLRDLRTVQDSLAAAGAPRQAYGHLQQLLWQVETFGFHLAELEVRQHSAVHARVLAEAAAGGPLSTQSEEVLEVFRTIAQIQHRYGPRAAGRYIVSFTQSAADLVAVHELARIAVGPGGRPPVLDVIPLFETFADLQAAPQIMAEIVQHPDFAARLEATERRLEVMLGYSDSSKDVGPVAANLALYEAQAKIAAWAQDAGIHLTLFHGRGGALGRGGGPANSAILAQPPHSVDGRFKLTEQGEVIFARYGDPAIAMRHIDQVAAAVLLASAPSIERRNSEAAERYADVATTMDAASRERFFSLVKADGFAPWFATVTPMEEIGLLALGSRPARRGLSVESLEDLRAIPWVFAWSQARINLAGWFGLGTALEAVGDLDLLRRAYDEWPLFRTVIDNVGMSLAKADGRIARRYLDLGDRPDLADLVVGELELTTDWVVRIVGGDGLLANKPVLQRAVKMRSPYVDALSLLQLRALRALRAGELTDEELPQWQRLLLLSVSGVSAGLQNTG, from the coding sequence ATGCGCGAACTGACCCGCACCGAAGCCATCGACCTCGTCGGCCGCGACGAGGCGGAGAACGAGCTGCCCGAACGCATGCGCGCCGACGTGCGCATGCTCGGCGCCCTCCTCGGCCGGGTGCTGCGCGAGAGCGGGTCTCCCGGCCTCTACGAGGACGTCGAGCGGCTGCGCCAGGCGACGATCGCCGCGTACACCGACGAATCCCCCGAGGCCTTCGAGCGTGCCGCCCGCATCGCCGACTCGTTCTCCATCGAGCGCGCCGACGAGGTCGCGCGGGCCTTCACGGTGTACTTCCACCTCGTCAACCTCGCCGAGGAGCACCAGCGCGTGCGCGTGCTGCGCGAACGCGACGGCCGCCCCGAGAAGGAGGATGCCGCCGACTCCGTCGCGGCCGCGTTCGTGCGCCTGTCGGCCGAGGTCGGCGACGACACCGCCCTGCAGCGGCTGCAGGGCCTGCGCTTCCACCCCGTGTTCACCGCCCACCCGACCGAAGCGCGGCGCCGCGCGGTGTCCTCCAGCATCCGTCGCCTCGTGGCGCTGCTGACCGAGCACGACGCGTCGCTGCAAGGCGGCGCCGACGAGCGCCGCGCCGAACGGCGGATGCTGGAGGAGATCGACACCCTGTGGCGCACCGCGCCGCTGCGCGCCGAGAAGCCCACCCCCGTCGACGAGGTGCGCGCCATCATGGCCGTGTTCGACGAGACGCTGTACACGGCCGTCCCGCACGTCTACCGCCGCGTCGACGACGCGCTGCAGGGGCCCGCGGCGGGGAGCCGCACCCCCGTCGTCCGGCCGTTCGTGCGCCTGGGCACGTGGGTCGGCGGTGACCGCGACGGCAACCCGTTCGTCACGGCGTCGGTCACGAAGAAGGCAGCGGGCATCGCCGCCGAGCACATCCTGCTGGGGTTGCAGCACTCCGCCGACCGCATCGCCAAGACCCTCACGCTGGCGGCGGACACGACGCCGCCGAGCGCTGAGCTGACGGCGCTCCTGCAGCGGCTCAGCGCCGCGGACGAGGACGGCGCGGCCGACGCGGCGAAGCGCGCGAAGGTCGAGCCGCACAAGCGCGCCATGCTGCTGATCGCCCGCCGCATCGCCGCGACCCGTCGTCGCGACGCCGACCTGTCCTATCGCGACCCCGAGCTGCTGCTGCGCGACCTTCGCACCGTGCAGGACTCGCTGGCCGCCGCGGGCGCACCGCGCCAGGCGTACGGTCACCTGCAGCAGCTGCTGTGGCAGGTCGAGACGTTCGGGTTCCACCTCGCCGAGCTCGAGGTGCGCCAGCACTCCGCCGTGCATGCGCGGGTGCTCGCCGAGGCCGCCGCCGGCGGACCGCTGAGCACCCAGTCCGAGGAGGTGCTCGAGGTCTTCCGCACGATCGCGCAGATCCAGCACCGGTACGGGCCGCGGGCCGCAGGCCGCTACATCGTCTCGTTCACACAGTCCGCCGCCGACCTCGTCGCGGTGCACGAGCTCGCCCGCATCGCGGTCGGACCCGGCGGACGTCCGCCGGTGCTCGATGTCATTCCGCTGTTCGAGACCTTCGCCGACCTGCAGGCGGCGCCGCAGATCATGGCCGAGATCGTGCAGCATCCGGACTTCGCCGCCCGCTTGGAGGCCACCGAGCGCCGCCTGGAGGTCATGCTCGGCTACTCCGATTCGTCGAAGGACGTCGGCCCCGTCGCCGCGAACCTCGCCCTGTACGAAGCGCAGGCGAAGATCGCGGCGTGGGCGCAGGATGCCGGCATCCACCTCACCCTGTTCCACGGCCGCGGTGGCGCGCTCGGGCGCGGCGGCGGGCCGGCCAACTCCGCGATCCTCGCGCAGCCGCCGCACTCGGTCGACGGCCGGTTCAAGCTCACCGAGCAGGGCGAGGTCATCTTCGCCCGCTACGGCGACCCCGCGATCGCCATGCGTCACATCGATCAGGTCGCGGCGGCGGTGCTCCTGGCATCCGCCCCCTCCATCGAGCGCCGCAACAGCGAGGCGGCAGAGCGATACGCCGACGTCGCCACGACGATGGATGCCGCGTCGCGCGAGCGGTTCTTCTCCCTCGTGAAGGCCGACGGATTCGCGCCGTGGTTCGCGACGGTCACGCCGATGGAGGAGATCGGGCTGCTCGCGCTCGGCTCGCGGCCCGCACGCCGGGGACTGTCGGTCGAGTCGCTGGAGGACCTGCGGGCGATCCCGTGGGTCTTCGCGTGGTCGCAGGCGCGCATCAACCTCGCCGGCTGGTTCGGCCTCGGCACCGCGCTGGAGGCCGTCGGCGACCTCGACCTGCTGCGCCGCGCCTACGACGAGTGGCCGCTGTTCCGGACGGTCATCGACAACGTCGGCATGAGCCTCGCGAAGGCGGACGGGCGCATCGCCCGCCGCTACCTCGACCTCGGCGACCGGCCCGACCTCGCCGACCTCGTCGTGGGCGAACTCGAGCTCACGACCGACTGGGTTGTCCGCATCGTCGGCGGCGACGGACTGCTCGCGAACAAGCCGGTGCTGCAGCGCGCCGTGAAGATGCGCAGCCCCTACGTCGATGCGCTGTCGCTGCTGCAGCTGCGCGCGCTGCGGGCGCTGCGCGCGGGCGAACTCACCGACGAGGAGCTGCCGCAGTGGCAGCGTCTGCTGCTGCTGAGCGTGTCGGGCGTCTCGGCCGGCCTGCAGAACACCGGGTGA
- a CDS encoding Na+/H+ antiporter NhaA: MALLRSARFPALLLLIAAVVGLVLANTPLADAAFAVKDAYLGVPGVFEMSVGHWIQDGLLAVFFFVAAVELQFELTNGQLASPKRAVLPAIAATGGVLVPIAVYLAIAGGSDAASGWPIPTATDIAFALGVLAVFGRGLPSGVRVFLLALAILDDIVGIVFIAVLFTSDVDFGMLLLAVVALAVFAVCSRILDTRARGAAVIGLIVSSLVTWYAVYQSGVHATIAGVALGLAMAQHPAMRALHALEPWVNGLVLPLFALSAALVVIPAVPARELSPAFWGALVALPIGKLVGIAVAGGIAQRMLRVPAPAALTMGDLLAAGALGGIGFTVSLLLSELAFAGAPGIRDQATLGVLAGSAISLVLAAMLVSWRAWHHRRTTAQTRDS; the protein is encoded by the coding sequence ATGGCCTTGTTGCGCTCCGCCCGTTTCCCCGCCCTCCTCCTGCTGATCGCGGCTGTCGTCGGCCTGGTGCTGGCCAACACCCCCCTCGCAGATGCCGCCTTCGCCGTGAAGGACGCGTACCTCGGCGTGCCGGGCGTGTTCGAGATGTCCGTCGGGCACTGGATCCAGGACGGCCTGCTCGCGGTCTTCTTCTTCGTCGCCGCGGTCGAGCTGCAGTTCGAGCTGACGAACGGCCAGCTCGCCTCGCCGAAGCGTGCGGTCCTGCCCGCGATCGCCGCTACCGGCGGCGTGCTCGTGCCGATCGCCGTGTATCTCGCGATCGCCGGCGGGTCCGACGCGGCATCCGGCTGGCCGATTCCGACCGCGACCGACATCGCCTTCGCGCTCGGTGTGCTCGCGGTGTTCGGCCGCGGGCTGCCGTCCGGCGTTCGGGTGTTCCTGCTGGCGCTGGCGATCCTCGACGACATCGTCGGGATCGTCTTCATCGCGGTGCTGTTCACGTCCGACGTCGACTTCGGGATGCTGCTTCTCGCCGTCGTCGCCCTCGCGGTGTTCGCAGTCTGCAGCCGGATCCTCGACACGCGTGCGCGCGGGGCCGCGGTCATCGGCCTCATCGTGTCCTCGCTCGTCACCTGGTACGCCGTGTACCAGTCGGGCGTGCACGCGACGATCGCCGGTGTCGCTCTCGGACTCGCGATGGCCCAGCATCCGGCGATGCGCGCCCTGCACGCCCTCGAGCCGTGGGTGAACGGACTCGTCCTGCCGCTGTTCGCGCTGAGCGCCGCGCTCGTCGTGATCCCGGCGGTGCCGGCGCGGGAGCTCTCCCCGGCGTTCTGGGGTGCGCTCGTCGCGCTGCCCATCGGCAAGCTCGTCGGCATCGCCGTCGCCGGTGGCATCGCGCAGCGGATGCTGCGGGTTCCGGCCCCGGCGGCCCTCACGATGGGCGACCTGCTCGCCGCCGGTGCGCTCGGCGGCATCGGGTTCACGGTGTCGCTCCTGCTGAGCGAGCTCGCCTTCGCCGGTGCTCCCGGCATCCGCGACCAGGCGACTCTCGGCGTGCTGGCGGGCTCGGCGATCTCCCTCGTTCTGGCCGCGATGCTCGTATCGTGGCGGGCATGGCACCACAGGCGCACGACCGCGCAGACCCGCGACAGCTGA
- a CDS encoding MazG family protein — MAPQAHDRADPRQLSTDPLRQAAETMRAVRERCVWSQRITHEDLVPYLVEESAELIDAVEAGTRADLREELGDLLWQVLFHAAIAAQDEADPFDIDDVAAGLVEKMVRRHPHVFADAVARTPEEVLIHWNAAKAAEKHERRSVLDGVSEHMPALALAQKVLGKSAPLGIRPPARHAAGTETRDVHHGLGAQPVSRADGAAAEPSPETEAELGDALLALVGVARERGWDAERALRERIRVLQDEVRAVEGG, encoded by the coding sequence ATGGCACCACAGGCGCACGACCGCGCAGACCCGCGACAGCTGAGCACCGATCCGCTGCGGCAGGCCGCCGAGACCATGCGGGCCGTGCGGGAGCGGTGCGTGTGGTCGCAGCGGATCACGCACGAGGATCTCGTTCCGTATCTCGTCGAAGAGTCCGCTGAGCTGATCGACGCCGTCGAGGCGGGAACGAGGGCCGACCTCCGCGAAGAGCTGGGAGACCTGCTGTGGCAGGTGCTGTTCCACGCCGCGATCGCCGCACAGGACGAGGCCGACCCGTTCGACATCGACGACGTCGCGGCGGGCCTGGTCGAGAAAATGGTTCGCCGGCATCCGCATGTCTTCGCGGATGCCGTGGCGCGCACGCCCGAGGAGGTCCTGATCCACTGGAACGCGGCGAAGGCCGCCGAGAAGCACGAGCGCCGGTCGGTGCTCGACGGGGTGTCGGAGCACATGCCCGCGCTCGCCCTCGCGCAGAAAGTCCTCGGCAAGTCCGCCCCCCTCGGAATCCGCCCGCCCGCGAGACACGCCGCGGGCACCGAGACCCGCGATGTGCACCACGGTCTCGGTGCACAACCGGTGTCTCGCGCCGACGGCGCCGCGGCGGAGCCGAGCCCGGAGACCGAGGCCGAGCTCGGCGACGCCCTGCTGGCGCTCGTCGGTGTGGCGCGGGAGCGGGGCTGGGACGCCGAGCGGGCGCTCCGCGAGCGGATCCGGGTGCTGCAGGACGAGGTCCGCGCCGTCGAGGGCGGCTGA
- the hisS gene encoding histidine--tRNA ligase gives MRDFLPADKARRERVLAVIRDRYRAHGFDEIETPVMEDYDRLHAGIGGDNEKLAFNVLRRGLDADAIRSGADDPAALADLGLRYDLTVPLARFYASHRAELPTVFRAIQIAPVWRAERPQKGRYRQFVQCDIDIIGDATGRAEAELVVATLDTLDALGLEGGTIRINDRRALDWMLESFGFTADERPGVLITIDKLDKIGPDGVTAELRERGATTAAVDAFEAFLRRPQTLEFRPYGEGQIRKALPEGVPDEIVVDLVAIGEAVGAARPSTGAGAGSGIPIVFDPFLVRGMGYYTGTIYELAHPSVDYSLGGGGRYDGMIGRFLGQDVPAVGFSIGFERIVDLVADGEDAAASAVVLVHDRDVPVAELVALKAALVAEGARVRLEQRTKNLKALLERAAADGYTAFAMVSAGALRADLELKPLS, from the coding sequence ATGCGCGACTTCCTCCCCGCCGACAAGGCCCGCCGCGAGCGCGTGCTCGCCGTCATCCGCGACCGCTACCGTGCGCACGGGTTCGACGAGATCGAGACGCCCGTCATGGAGGACTACGACCGCCTGCACGCGGGCATCGGCGGCGACAACGAGAAGCTCGCCTTCAACGTCCTCCGGCGGGGACTGGATGCCGATGCCATCCGCTCCGGCGCCGACGACCCCGCCGCGCTCGCCGACCTCGGCCTGCGGTACGACCTGACGGTCCCGCTCGCGCGGTTCTACGCCAGCCACCGGGCGGAGCTGCCGACGGTGTTCCGCGCGATCCAGATCGCCCCGGTGTGGCGCGCGGAGCGGCCGCAGAAGGGTCGCTACCGCCAGTTCGTGCAGTGCGACATCGACATCATCGGCGATGCGACCGGCCGCGCCGAGGCGGAGCTCGTCGTCGCGACCCTCGACACCCTCGACGCGCTGGGCCTCGAGGGCGGCACCATTCGGATCAACGACCGCCGTGCTCTGGACTGGATGCTGGAGTCGTTCGGCTTCACCGCCGATGAGCGCCCCGGGGTGCTCATCACGATCGACAAGCTCGACAAGATCGGACCCGACGGAGTGACCGCGGAGTTGCGCGAGCGCGGCGCGACGACCGCCGCCGTCGACGCTTTCGAGGCGTTCCTGCGCCGCCCGCAGACGCTCGAGTTCCGCCCGTACGGTGAGGGGCAGATTCGCAAGGCCCTGCCCGAGGGCGTGCCCGACGAGATCGTCGTCGACCTCGTCGCCATCGGCGAGGCGGTCGGGGCTGCCCGACCCTCGACAGGCGCGGGGGCGGGCAGCGGCATCCCGATCGTGTTCGACCCGTTCCTCGTGCGCGGCATGGGCTATTACACCGGCACGATCTACGAGCTCGCCCACCCGAGCGTCGACTACTCCCTGGGCGGCGGCGGCCGCTACGACGGCATGATCGGCCGCTTCCTCGGGCAGGACGTCCCCGCCGTCGGCTTCTCCATCGGGTTCGAGCGCATCGTCGACCTCGTCGCGGACGGTGAGGATGCCGCGGCATCCGCTGTCGTCCTCGTTCACGATCGCGACGTGCCGGTCGCCGAGCTCGTCGCCCTCAAGGCCGCGCTCGTCGCGGAGGGCGCACGCGTGCGGCTCGAACAGCGCACGAAGAACCTCAAGGCGCTCCTCGAGCGCGCCGCGGCCGACGGCTACACGGCATTCGCGATGGTGTCGGCCGGTGCCCTCCGCGCCGACCTCGAGCTCAAGCCGCTGTCCTGA
- a CDS encoding SGNH/GDSL hydrolase family protein, giving the protein MTRPRDVVPWPSILGAASGVAAVGLVFVGGRAMLVRQAALARRRIGKPLDENALDADRVWGGRFDGPPLKLAVFGDSIAAGLGAERRKDTLGARLAKGLARAERRRVRLRTAAVVGAESSMLAAQIDDLPDDYRPDVAVIVVGGNDVTHRVPVSASVGHLDAAIGCLQELGAAVVVGTCPDLGSLRPVPQPLRALGARLSRQLADAQADVVVRRGARTVSLRRAVGPFFVTQPEEMFSLDRFHPSALGYRRTAEALLPAVRAALKDRRRPEPQPSA; this is encoded by the coding sequence ATGACTCGTCCACGCGACGTCGTGCCCTGGCCGTCGATCCTCGGGGCCGCCAGTGGCGTGGCCGCCGTGGGGCTCGTGTTCGTCGGCGGACGCGCGATGCTCGTGCGCCAGGCGGCGCTCGCGCGGCGGCGCATCGGCAAGCCGCTCGACGAGAACGCCCTCGACGCCGACCGGGTATGGGGCGGCCGCTTCGACGGGCCGCCGCTCAAGCTCGCCGTGTTCGGCGACTCGATCGCCGCGGGCCTCGGTGCCGAGCGCCGCAAGGACACCCTCGGCGCACGCCTCGCGAAGGGGCTCGCGCGAGCCGAGCGGCGCCGCGTGCGGCTGCGCACAGCCGCCGTCGTCGGCGCCGAGTCGTCGATGCTCGCGGCGCAGATCGACGACCTGCCGGACGACTACCGGCCCGACGTCGCCGTCATCGTCGTCGGCGGCAACGACGTCACCCACCGCGTGCCGGTCTCGGCGTCGGTCGGGCACCTCGACGCAGCGATCGGGTGCCTGCAGGAACTCGGTGCGGCAGTCGTCGTCGGGACGTGCCCTGATCTCGGGTCGCTGCGGCCCGTGCCGCAGCCGTTGCGTGCACTCGGCGCGCGCCTCTCGCGCCAGCTCGCCGACGCGCAGGCGGATGTCGTCGTCCGCCGCGGCGCCCGCACGGTGTCGCTGCGCCGTGCGGTCGGACCGTTCTTCGTGACGCAGCCGGAGGAGATGTTCAGCCTCGACCGCTTCCACCCGAGTGCGCTCGGCTACCGCCGCACAGCCGAGGCGCTGCTGCCCGCCGTGCGCGCAGCCCTCAAGGACAGACGCCGGCCCGAGCCCCAGCCGAGCGCCTGA
- a CDS encoding DUF4442 domain-containing protein yields MCAATVELHVNVLTRNYVKTAFGGSLSAMTDPYFFMLVMHQLGRDYVVWDTRGEIEMLKPGRGVLTAHFHVPSEQAAALRERAKGGAKVLEWFETEITDAAGDVVARVRREVYVREKRRVTDAAAG; encoded by the coding sequence ATGTGCGCGGCGACCGTCGAGTTGCACGTCAACGTGCTCACGCGCAACTACGTGAAGACCGCCTTCGGCGGGTCGCTGTCGGCGATGACCGATCCGTACTTCTTCATGCTCGTGATGCACCAGCTCGGCCGCGATTACGTCGTGTGGGACACGCGCGGCGAGATCGAGATGCTCAAGCCCGGGCGCGGCGTGCTGACGGCCCACTTCCACGTGCCGAGCGAGCAGGCCGCTGCCCTGCGTGAACGCGCCAAGGGCGGCGCGAAGGTGCTCGAGTGGTTCGAGACCGAGATCACGGACGCCGCGGGCGACGTCGTCGCCCGGGTGCGCCGAGAGGTCTACGTCCGCGAGAAGCGGCGCGTGACGGATGCCGCGGCGGGCTGA
- a CDS encoding GntR family transcriptional regulator, with protein sequence MLLRIDPQATTPLFTQLADAVRAEVVAGRVRAGERLPSARELAAALEVNLHTVLHAYQQLRDEGLVQMHRGRGAVVTAAAAQSAALHADLTEVARRARDLGMPADAFAALARHAALTLEESA encoded by the coding sequence ATGCTCCTCCGCATCGATCCGCAGGCGACGACGCCGCTGTTCACGCAGCTCGCCGACGCCGTCCGCGCCGAGGTCGTCGCCGGCCGCGTGCGCGCGGGGGAGCGCCTGCCGTCGGCGCGCGAACTGGCCGCAGCGCTCGAGGTGAACCTGCACACCGTGCTGCACGCCTACCAGCAGTTGCGCGACGAGGGCCTCGTGCAGATGCACCGCGGCCGCGGCGCCGTCGTGACCGCCGCCGCGGCGCAGTCCGCCGCGCTGCACGCCGACCTCACCGAGGTCGCCCGCCGCGCACGCGACCTCGGCATGCCCGCCGACGCATTCGCCGCGCTGGCCCGCCACGCCGCCCTGACCCTGGAGGAATCCGCATGA
- a CDS encoding DUF1648 domain-containing protein → MTDRAPLAVRRFTLVAIVLPIIVTALAVAIQVILLPRVPDPMAIHWGSGGGPNGSGPAWLMIVVTLVVGVGAPLLIALSAHAGLRRGDRGATYRLLGAVALATSVLMGVLGAWTFAAQAGLASWQDAPSVVIPLVVAFAVAVVAGALGWFVQPDEPYCPTLLAAGAPIELDGDERAVWLQRVQLARGAAIALVAAFVLLVVVTLVSVFADAPAGSVVVLIVVTIVCAAAVVSTLAFHVRVDAAGLTVNSIVGLPRVHVPLRDIASVEAVDVNPMGEFGGWGMRWAPGGGFGVVLRSGPGIRVHRTNGKVVTVTVEDAATGAALLGALAARAKA, encoded by the coding sequence ATGACCGACCGTGCCCCGCTCGCCGTCCGCCGTTTCACTCTCGTGGCGATCGTGCTGCCGATCATCGTGACTGCGCTCGCGGTGGCGATCCAGGTGATCCTGCTGCCACGCGTGCCCGATCCGATGGCGATCCACTGGGGCTCCGGCGGTGGGCCGAACGGCTCGGGCCCCGCGTGGCTGATGATCGTCGTGACCCTCGTCGTCGGAGTAGGTGCGCCGCTGTTGATCGCACTGTCGGCGCATGCCGGGCTGCGCCGCGGCGACCGCGGCGCGACCTACCGCCTGCTCGGGGCGGTCGCCCTCGCGACCTCGGTGCTGATGGGCGTGCTCGGCGCGTGGACGTTCGCCGCGCAGGCGGGTCTCGCATCGTGGCAGGATGCTCCGTCGGTCGTCATCCCGCTCGTCGTCGCGTTCGCCGTCGCGGTCGTCGCGGGGGCGCTCGGATGGTTCGTTCAGCCTGACGAGCCGTACTGTCCGACGCTGCTCGCCGCGGGCGCGCCCATCGAGCTCGACGGCGACGAGCGCGCCGTCTGGCTGCAACGAGTGCAGCTTGCGCGCGGAGCCGCGATCGCGCTCGTCGCGGCGTTCGTGCTGCTGGTCGTGGTCACTCTTGTGAGCGTCTTCGCGGACGCGCCGGCCGGCTCGGTCGTGGTTCTCATCGTCGTCACCATCGTGTGTGCCGCGGCTGTCGTCTCGACGCTGGCCTTCCACGTCCGCGTCGACGCCGCCGGTCTGACGGTGAACTCGATCGTGGGCCTCCCTCGGGTGCACGTGCCGCTGCGCGACATCGCGTCGGTCGAGGCCGTCGATGTCAACCCGATGGGGGAGTTCGGCGGCTGGGGCATGCGCTGGGCTCCCGGCGGAGGCTTCGGCGTGGTGCTGCGCTCGGGCCCCGGCATCCGCGTGCACCGGACGAACGGCAAGGTCGTCACGGTGACGGTCGAGGATGCCGCGACGGGTGCTGCCCTCCTCGGGGCCCTCGCCGCCCGCGCGAAGGCCTGA